GCCATCCGCCCAAATCTTCTCAATCGTGGGAAAATCTTCCATTATCTTCTCAATAAGCAATTGCCCACCGGCAATGTCCGACACATTGGCAGCAGTGACCACTACATTGAGCATATTGCCCACCGTATCGGTCAAACTATGTCGCTTGTGTCCTTTGACCTTTTTACCCCCATCTATGCCCACATCTTGCGCTTCTTTCGCTGTTTTTACGCTTTGACTATCAATCAAGGCTCCGGTGGGGGTCTCTTGACGCCCCCGTTTGGTGCGGTCTGCTTTGCACAAGGTGGTATTGAGAGCTTCCAGCAGGCCATCTTTAGACCACTTGGCAAAGTGATAGTAGACACTCGGCCAGGGGGGATACTCGTGGGGCAAAGCACGCCATTGACCGCCTGTTTTGTTTACATAAAAAATAGCATCTACGATTTGCCGTAGACTGTTTTGTTGGTTCTCTGCTGGCGGGGGCAACACAGTTTTGATTATCTTCCATTCCTTGTTACTCATATCGCTCGGATACCGCCTGGGACGACGTATCATCGCTTTTCCTCCTCAATTTGGGGTTTATTGAGGCAGGAAACCATTTTTTGCTTTTTTTCGCAACTTTTGCGCTTCCCTTTTGATTTCCTATCTTATGTCATTTAAAACAATCTCTTAAACGTTGGGTTGCCTTAAGTCCGTGTATGTACAGAGAACAAATATGATGAAAGGGGGTCAATGATGGGCAAAGAAACAAGATTATTCAAAAGTGAGGAACGGAAAAGCCGCTCAGATGTAAGCGCATTTTTACACCAATTGGCCGATAAGATTGCGAAAGAGCAAGTTGTGTTACGTCAGGGCCAAGAGGAGATTACCCTGCATCTTCCTCACAGTCTGATTCTTGAAGTGCAGGTAGAAGATGAAGATAAAGGGGCCAAAGGTGTCCAGCATAGTCTGGAAGTGGAAATCAAGTGGTTTGATAATGAGCCGGGAGGTCCTTTGGAGTTAGGGTAGTATGACGCCGTCCCACACCAAATAACGGAGACTGTTATCGAATGACGCCTGGAAACACATTTGTGGAAATTGCCGCTATTTTAGGCCTGGCAATTCTACTTGGAATCGTTGGGCAAAAATTGCGCCAACCTTTGATCATCATGTTTTTGGCTGCCGGCATTGTGGCCGGCCCTTCAGTTTTGGGAATTATCCAGAGCCATGAACAGATCGAATTACTGGCAGAGATTGGCATTGCGCTTTTGTTGTTTATTGTCGGCCTCAAACTCGATTTGCATCTGATCCGCACGACCGGCCCGGTCGCTCTGGCTACCGGTCTGGGGCAGATCATTTTTACGTCGATCATTGGCTTCGCAATTGCCATAGCCCTGGGAATGTCGCTTCTTACCGCTGCCTACGTATCGGTTGCGCTTACGTTTTCAAGCACAATTATCATTGTAAAGCTTTTGTCAGATAAAAAAGAGATCGACTCTCTCCATGGCCAAATAACCATTGGCTTTCTGATTGTGCAGGATATTGCTGCAATTCTGGCTTTAGTCGGCTTGACCACGTTCGGCTCATCAGTTGCTGAAGGCGAGTCGGCATTTGTCTCGGCCCTGGTTATTGGCGCTAAAGGGTTGGGGCTGCTGGCGGTTGTGGCCCTGTTGATGAAATACGTTATCCCCTATCTAACCAGACGCCTGGCCCACTCTTTGGAATTGTTGACTCTTTTTGCCGTTGCCTGGGCGGTTTTCCTGGGCGCGGGCAGCGAATTGCTCGGGTTCAGCAAAGAGGTGGGCGCGTTTCTGGCCGGAATATCGCTGGCATCCACCGAATACCGCGATTCTATTGGGGCGCGTCTGACAAGTCTCAGGGACTTCCTACTCCTGTTTTTCTTTATTGACCTGGGGGCGCGTTTGGATTGGTCCACCGTGGGGTCGCAAGTGGGTGCATCGTTTATTTTTTCCCTATTCGTACTCATTGGCAATCCGCTGATTGTTTTAGCCATTATGGGCTATATGGGGTATCGACGCCGGACGGCGTTTCTAGCCGGGCTTACGGTGGCCCAAATCAGTGAGTTTTCCCTCATTGTGGTGGCTTTGGGCTTGAGTCTGGGCCATATCTCTAATGAAACCGTGGGTCTGGTTACCCTGGTGGGGGTTGTCACTATTTTTATCTCCACTTACATGATTCTATATAGCGACTCGCTTTACAATTTTCTATCCCACCCTTTGAAGGTATTTGAAAGGCGTAACCCCTATCGGGAAGCGGCCATAGATACCCTAGCGGAACCAACGCCAATAGATGTCATTTTGGTAGGTTTGGGCAACTATGGCAGCGGGCTGGTAGAATACCTCTTACGGCGCAATAAAACCATATTGGGCGTTGATTTCGATCCCAACGTTGTTGAAAGATGGCGCGAACAGGGCTTATCCGTTTTGTATGGGGACATGGCCGACCCGGAGATTTTTGAACACTTGCCGCTAAATAAGGCTCGTTGGGTGGTCAGCGCCGTCCGCTCAAAAGAGCTGAATCTGGCCCTTATCAGCAATGTTAAAAAAGAGGGGTATCATTGCAAGGTGGCTTTGGCCGCCACAAACGAGGCAGAAACCGCTGAGTTTAAAAGCGCAGGCGCCCACCTGGTTGTTCGGCCATTTGCCGACGCAGCAGAACAGGCGGCCGATGCGCTGACCTATGCTATGGATTTTTTGCCGGAAACCATCGATTGGCCTATTTCATTTATGGAAATGAGGGTCAAATCGGATGCTGCGGTGGCCGGGCAGTCCATTAGAGATATTCCGTTAAGGTCCACAGCCGGAGTATCGATTCTGGCGGTCAGCCGGGGCGGTCAGACTTATTATGACCCGGAACCGGATTTCAAGATATTTCCAGGGGACCGCCTGCTCATCATAGGCTCTCCGGGCGGATTAAAGAATACCGAAAGGATACTCAATCAACTTGATTCGAGAAAAGCTATAGATGATGGAGATCGTTTTGAAATTGCAAAAGTCAAAGTTGTCAATGGTTCGGAACTTGCAGGCAAAACCCTGGCAGATAT
This Anaerolineae bacterium DNA region includes the following protein-coding sequences:
- a CDS encoding IS5 family transposase, which encodes MSNKEWKIIKTVLPPPAENQQNSLRQIVDAIFYVNKTGGQWRALPHEYPPWPSVYYHFAKWSKDGLLEALNTTLCKADRTKRGRQETPTGALIDSQSVKTAKEAQDVGIDGGKKVKGHKRHSLTDTVGNMLNVVVTAANVSDIAGGQLLIEKIMEDFPTIEKIWADG
- a CDS encoding amphi-Trp domain-containing protein, encoding MGKETRLFKSEERKSRSDVSAFLHQLADKIAKEQVVLRQGQEEITLHLPHSLILEVQVEDEDKGAKGVQHSLEVEIKWFDNEPGGPLELG
- a CDS encoding cation:proton antiporter, producing the protein MTPGNTFVEIAAILGLAILLGIVGQKLRQPLIIMFLAAGIVAGPSVLGIIQSHEQIELLAEIGIALLLFIVGLKLDLHLIRTTGPVALATGLGQIIFTSIIGFAIAIALGMSLLTAAYVSVALTFSSTIIIVKLLSDKKEIDSLHGQITIGFLIVQDIAAILALVGLTTFGSSVAEGESAFVSALVIGAKGLGLLAVVALLMKYVIPYLTRRLAHSLELLTLFAVAWAVFLGAGSELLGFSKEVGAFLAGISLASTEYRDSIGARLTSLRDFLLLFFFIDLGARLDWSTVGSQVGASFIFSLFVLIGNPLIVLAIMGYMGYRRRTAFLAGLTVAQISEFSLIVVALGLSLGHISNETVGLVTLVGVVTIFISTYMILYSDSLYNFLSHPLKVFERRNPYREAAIDTLAEPTPIDVILVGLGNYGSGLVEYLLRRNKTILGVDFDPNVVERWREQGLSVLYGDMADPEIFEHLPLNKARWVVSAVRSKELNLALISNVKKEGYHCKVALAATNEAETAEFKSAGAHLVVRPFADAAEQAADALTYAMDFLPETIDWPISFMEMRVKSDAAVAGQSIRDIPLRSTAGVSILAVSRGGQTYYDPEPDFKIFPGDRLLIIGSPGGLKNTERILNQLDSRKAIDDGDRFEIAKVKVVNGSELAGKTLADISFRQKYGVTLIGIQRDQKQITSINPAQQLLVGDCLIVIGKAEAVEALKNREPL